The following proteins come from a genomic window of Chanos chanos chromosome 15, fChaCha1.1, whole genome shotgun sequence:
- the mks1 gene encoding tectonic-like complex member MKS1 isoform X1, with protein sequence MADGWSTDTGETVYRSRDSVKNLKIKVQIQRVTSTASLSQNLQQQVLAQQESGVIELDTFNSPTQTGTRISDDEELVVGWQEKFFSQFEMDLYQTESACHTPLEQQYHNEVTALKRSKRRRNQRIFTYTDFDRFTNWEEQAQSLTTPAKSTPTLLTERMANVRHRRQDRRPAEMNVPKSRLIVWEPSDEFMKNSHIINTPVQTMHIMADLGPSGKLGMKENEYLLCTIRADSNGVITIKPDFNNGRGPYRLETEGEKREVWRLFLENASASISNEEKEREQRMYRDLYNRHRDYLNSLVGQEFEMPPPGVLRLIVNGEIVSAMGYEYDNLYVHFLLELPNNWSSLPFQALSGVTQTCRTRALGKDNVAFFSYPFSFEAFFKKEDESDESLPQWPVLYFKVLSLDFWQRYRTEGYGYLVLPSSPGYHKVTCQTWRPLQSGTVAELRRFFIGGAPELEDISYVRVPGTFKGDRLSRFGFRTQTTGSVTFTLNCIQHARAFVDASSLKKRRQTVLDQLGGHSQQGSVYNVLEAFQRARRRMQEARESLPRDLISTTIPPNTESSA encoded by the exons ATGGCCGATGGATGGAGTACTGACACCGGGGAAACAGTCTACCGTTCCCGAGATAGCGTCaagaaccttaaaataaa AGTCCAAATCCAACGAGTTACTTCGACTGCGTCTTTATCTCAAAATCTTCAGCAGCAAGTGCTGGCTCAACAAGAGAGTGGTGTTATCGAGCTCGATACTTTTAACTCTCCGACGCAAACAGGTACAAGAATAT ctGATGATGAAGAGCTGGTGGTTGGTTGGCAAGAAAAATTCTTCAGTCAG tttgaaatgGATCTGTACCAGACTGAGTCAGCCTGCCATACACCACTGGAGCAACAATACCACAATGAAGTCACGGCGTTGAAACGCTCAAAACGGAGAAGAAATCAACGTATTTTCACCTATACAGATTTTGATCGTTTCACAAACTGGGAAGAG CAAGCTCAGAGTCTGACGACACCAGCGAAGTCCACCCCAACCCTGTTAACAGAACGCATGGCTAACGTTAGACACAGGAGACAAGATAGGCGGCCAGC AGAAATGAATGTCCCAAAGTCTCGTCTGATTGTTTGGGAACCATCAGACGAATTCATGAAAAACAGTCACATCATCAATACCCCAGTTCAAACAATGCACATCATGGCAGATCTGGGACCTTCTGGAAA GCTGGGCATGAAGGAGAATGAATACTTATTGTGTACCATAAGAGCAGACAGCAATGGAGTCATCACTATCAAACCAGACTTTAACAACGGCAGAGGCCCTTACAG ACTGGAAACcgaaggagagaagagggaggtCTGGCGTCTGTTTCTGGAAAACGCGTCAGCGTCCATCAGTAATGAGGAGAAAGAGCGTGAGCAGCGCATGTACAGAGAT CTGTACAATCGACATAGAGATTACCTCAACAGCCTCGTTGGGCAGGAATTTGAAATG ccTCCACCTGGTGTACTCCGCTTGATCGTAAACGGAGAGATTG tgtctGCCATGGGCTATGAGTATGATAATCTGTATGTCCACTTCTTGCTGGAGTTGCCAAACA ACTGGTCTAGTTTGCCCTTTCAGGCTCTGTCTGGCGTAACACAGACTTGTCGCACACGCGCTCTGGGAAAG GACAACGTGGCATTCTTTTCATACCCGTTCAGCTTTGAGGCTTTCTTCAAAAAGGAGGACGAATCTGATG AGTCATTACCTCAGTGGCCAGTTCTCTACTTCAAAGTTCTGTCTCTGGATTTCTGGCAGAGGTACAGAACAGAGGGCTACGGTTACCTTGTCTTACCCTCAAGCCCTG GGTACCACAAAGTCACATGTCAGACATGGAGGCCCTTGCAGAGTGGTACAGTGGCAGAGCTGAGGAGGTTTTTCATAGGTGGAGCCCCTGAACTGGAGGATATCAGTTATGTCAGAGTACCAGGCACTTTTAAG GGAGATCGACTGAGTCGATTTGGCTTCCGCACTCAGACCACAGGCAGTGTGACTTTTACTCTCAACTGCATTCAGCATGCCAG GGCTTTTGTTGACGCTAGCTCCCTGAAGAAGAGGAGACAAACTGTTTTGGACCAGCTTGGAGGCCACAGTCAACAAGGATCTGTCTACAATGTACTAG agGCTTTCCAGAGAGCACGCAGGAGGATGCAGGAGGCCAGAGAGAGTCTTCCCAGAGATCTCATCAGCACCACGATACCACCCAACACTGAGTCCTCAGCCTGA
- the mks1 gene encoding tectonic-like complex member MKS1 isoform X2: MADGWSTDTGETVYRSRDSVKNLKIKVQIQRVTSTASLSQNLQQQVLAQQESGVIELDTFNSPTQTADDEELVVGWQEKFFSQFEMDLYQTESACHTPLEQQYHNEVTALKRSKRRRNQRIFTYTDFDRFTNWEEQAQSLTTPAKSTPTLLTERMANVRHRRQDRRPAEMNVPKSRLIVWEPSDEFMKNSHIINTPVQTMHIMADLGPSGKLGMKENEYLLCTIRADSNGVITIKPDFNNGRGPYRLETEGEKREVWRLFLENASASISNEEKEREQRMYRDLYNRHRDYLNSLVGQEFEMPPPGVLRLIVNGEIVSAMGYEYDNLYVHFLLELPNNWSSLPFQALSGVTQTCRTRALGKDNVAFFSYPFSFEAFFKKEDESDESLPQWPVLYFKVLSLDFWQRYRTEGYGYLVLPSSPGYHKVTCQTWRPLQSGTVAELRRFFIGGAPELEDISYVRVPGTFKGDRLSRFGFRTQTTGSVTFTLNCIQHARAFVDASSLKKRRQTVLDQLGGHSQQGSVYNVLEAFQRARRRMQEARESLPRDLISTTIPPNTESSA, encoded by the exons ATGGCCGATGGATGGAGTACTGACACCGGGGAAACAGTCTACCGTTCCCGAGATAGCGTCaagaaccttaaaataaa AGTCCAAATCCAACGAGTTACTTCGACTGCGTCTTTATCTCAAAATCTTCAGCAGCAAGTGCTGGCTCAACAAGAGAGTGGTGTTATCGAGCTCGATACTTTTAACTCTCCGACGCAAACAG ctGATGATGAAGAGCTGGTGGTTGGTTGGCAAGAAAAATTCTTCAGTCAG tttgaaatgGATCTGTACCAGACTGAGTCAGCCTGCCATACACCACTGGAGCAACAATACCACAATGAAGTCACGGCGTTGAAACGCTCAAAACGGAGAAGAAATCAACGTATTTTCACCTATACAGATTTTGATCGTTTCACAAACTGGGAAGAG CAAGCTCAGAGTCTGACGACACCAGCGAAGTCCACCCCAACCCTGTTAACAGAACGCATGGCTAACGTTAGACACAGGAGACAAGATAGGCGGCCAGC AGAAATGAATGTCCCAAAGTCTCGTCTGATTGTTTGGGAACCATCAGACGAATTCATGAAAAACAGTCACATCATCAATACCCCAGTTCAAACAATGCACATCATGGCAGATCTGGGACCTTCTGGAAA GCTGGGCATGAAGGAGAATGAATACTTATTGTGTACCATAAGAGCAGACAGCAATGGAGTCATCACTATCAAACCAGACTTTAACAACGGCAGAGGCCCTTACAG ACTGGAAACcgaaggagagaagagggaggtCTGGCGTCTGTTTCTGGAAAACGCGTCAGCGTCCATCAGTAATGAGGAGAAAGAGCGTGAGCAGCGCATGTACAGAGAT CTGTACAATCGACATAGAGATTACCTCAACAGCCTCGTTGGGCAGGAATTTGAAATG ccTCCACCTGGTGTACTCCGCTTGATCGTAAACGGAGAGATTG tgtctGCCATGGGCTATGAGTATGATAATCTGTATGTCCACTTCTTGCTGGAGTTGCCAAACA ACTGGTCTAGTTTGCCCTTTCAGGCTCTGTCTGGCGTAACACAGACTTGTCGCACACGCGCTCTGGGAAAG GACAACGTGGCATTCTTTTCATACCCGTTCAGCTTTGAGGCTTTCTTCAAAAAGGAGGACGAATCTGATG AGTCATTACCTCAGTGGCCAGTTCTCTACTTCAAAGTTCTGTCTCTGGATTTCTGGCAGAGGTACAGAACAGAGGGCTACGGTTACCTTGTCTTACCCTCAAGCCCTG GGTACCACAAAGTCACATGTCAGACATGGAGGCCCTTGCAGAGTGGTACAGTGGCAGAGCTGAGGAGGTTTTTCATAGGTGGAGCCCCTGAACTGGAGGATATCAGTTATGTCAGAGTACCAGGCACTTTTAAG GGAGATCGACTGAGTCGATTTGGCTTCCGCACTCAGACCACAGGCAGTGTGACTTTTACTCTCAACTGCATTCAGCATGCCAG GGCTTTTGTTGACGCTAGCTCCCTGAAGAAGAGGAGACAAACTGTTTTGGACCAGCTTGGAGGCCACAGTCAACAAGGATCTGTCTACAATGTACTAG agGCTTTCCAGAGAGCACGCAGGAGGATGCAGGAGGCCAGAGAGAGTCTTCCCAGAGATCTCATCAGCACCACGATACCACCCAACACTGAGTCCTCAGCCTGA
- the mrm1 gene encoding rRNA methyltransferase 1, mitochondrial has translation MPVWEEISMCTQIIRGLRLPAHNLGLPFYGLRQSYHCTRSLLLPRDTGPKPVVRLRRSPLNSKLDRIAGSTEWHEEPDDSQGQFRFSTGRNEQKNHVPERSERRTGTKSRISSELQKLCFEDFSRENHRIHGNIREEKTFPSAGKGNQFDKRFEFVFGVAPCLLALSQGKRKINRLFVKHTERQQREAVQTVSALALERGIQIQRVNKKELDRMTRGGVHQGLCLQASPLTYLTDNLTAKLKTDRNNSPLWLVLDSIQDPMNLGAILRSAYFLGVDRVVSSLRNSCPLTPVVSKASSGVMEIMGVYGQNSLEDMVKVKAQEGWHIVGTVGFEAEDSAAPTLPCHEFRMTKPTLLLMGGEGVGLSPELRQTCDVLLTIPPRRDLHPAVESLNVSVATGILLHSLLSSRRCGQ, from the exons ATGCCTGTGTGGGAAGAAATCAGTATGTGCACTCAGATAATCAGAGGCTTAAGACTGCCGGCTCATAATTTAGGTCTGCCTTTTTATGGTCTCAGACAGTCCTATCATTGTACAAGAAGCCTTCTGTTGCCCAGAGACACTGGTCCAAAACCAGTCGTTAGATTGCGACGGAGTCCCCTCAACAGTAAGCTTGACAGAATTGCTGGGTCTACAGAATGGCATGAAGAACCTGATGATTCTCAGGGCCAATTTAGGTTTTCTACTGGAAGGAATGAGCAAAAGAACCATGTTCCAGAACGTTCTGAGAGGAGAACTGGAACAAAGAGCAGGATCTCATCAGAGCTTCAGAAACTTTGTTTTGAGGACTTTTCAAGAGAAAACCACAGGATTCATGGAAATAttagagaagaaaagacatttcCAAGCGCTGGCAAAGGAAACCAGTTTGACAAACGGTTTGAATTTGTGTTTGGAGTGGCTCCCTGTTTGCTTGCGCTTAGCCAAGGGAAGAGGAAGATTAATCGACTGTTTGTGAagcacacagaaagacagcagAGGGAGGCTGTTCAGACAGTTAGCGCGCTAGCGCTCGAGCGTGGGATTCAAATCCAACGGGTCAACAAAAAGGAATTAGACAGGATGACTCGTGGAGGGGTACACCAAGGCTTGTGCCTTCAAGCAAGTCCTCTCACCTACCTAACGGACAACCTGACTGCTAAACTTAAGACGGACAGAAATAACAGTCCACTCTGGTTGGTCCTTGATAGTATACAGGACCCCATGAATCTTGGTGCCATTTTGCGCTCTGCTTATTTTCTCGGAGTTGACCGAGTTGTGAGTAGTCTAAGAAACAG CTGTCCTCTCACCCCAGTGGTGAGCAAGGCCAGTTCAGGTGTCATGGAGATAATGGGAGTTTATGGCCAAAACAGTCTAGAGGATATGGTTAAG GTGAAGGCACAAGAAGGGTGGCACATCGTTGGCACAGTGGGGTTTGAAGCAGAGGATTCTGCAGCTCCAACTTTGCCTTGTCATGAGTTTCGTATGACCAAGCCAACATTGCTATTGATGG GAGGTGAGGGGGTGGGTCTGTCTCCTGAGCTACGTCAGACGTGTGATGTCCTGCTCACCATCCCACCCAGGAGAGACCTCCACCCAGCCGTGGAATCCCTTAATGTCTCTGTAGCTACAG GTATCCTTCTGCACTCTTTGCTGTCATCTCGCAGATGTGGCCAATGA